One window of Misgurnus anguillicaudatus chromosome 13, ASM2758022v2, whole genome shotgun sequence genomic DNA carries:
- the LOC141369326 gene encoding uncharacterized protein — MEPKEKITNAREQTDQDQKAVKEDISQLNEMEEKPHHLIPKEESLSCSSTARNLSPKRKNKQKATAKDALTCPQCGTTFTYKYILIKNTRIHIGKKPYRCDQCGKSFMHKFQFNEHKRIHTGEKPYSCDQCGKTFNRRFCLIVHMRLHTGEKPYRCDQCGKNFMRRSCLFIHMRHHTGEKPHTCDQCGKTFHRKSHLSEHTKTHTGEKPYRCGQCGKSYGRKSDLNGHIRIHTGEKPYSCDQCEKSFVRKSDLNMHIKTHTGEKPYRCDQCGKSYVRKSDLNGHMSIHTGKWPYSCDQCGKNFINKGHLNEHTRIHTGEKPHSCDQCKKSFIRKIDLKRHMTIHTKERP; from the exons ATGGAGCCAAAAGAAAAAATCACAAATGCAAGAGAACAAACAGATCAAG ATCAGAAAGCGGTAAAGGAGGACATTTCACAACTCAATGAAATGGAGGAGAAACCTCATCATTTGATACCCAAGGAAGAATCTCTGAGCTGCTCGAGTACTGCGAGGAATTTGTCAcctaaaagaaaaaacaagcaaaaggcAACAGCTAAGGATGCTCTTACTTGCCCCCAGTGTGGAACGACcttcacatataaatatatacttatTAAAAACACGAGAATCCACATTGGAAAAAAACCCTACagatgtgatcagtgtggaaaaAGTTTCATGCATAAATTTCAATTTAATGAGCACAAGAGAatccacactggagaaaaaccctacagctgtgatcagtgtggaaaaACCTTTAATCGCAGGTTTTGCCTTATTGTTCACATGagacttcacactggagaaaagcctTACAGATGTGATCAGTGTGGCAAAAACTTCATGCGCAGGTCTTGCCTTTTTATTCACATGAGAcatcacactggagaaaaacctcacacctgtgatcagtgtggaaagaccTTCCATAGAAAATCGCATTTAAGTGAGCACACAAAaactcacactggagaaaagcctTACAGATGTGGGCAATGTGGAAAGAGTTATGGTCGTAAGAGCGATCTCAACGGGCACataagaattcacactggagaaaagcctTACAGCTGTgatcagtgtgaaaagagtttcgtTCGTAAGTCTGACCTTAATATGCACATAAAaactcacactggagaaaagccttacagatgtgatcagtgtggaaagagttatGTTCGTAAGAGCGATCTCAACGGGCACATGAGTATTCACACTGGAAAATGGCCTTACAGCTGTGATCAATGTGGAAAAAACTTCATAAATAAAGGCCACCTTAATGAACACacgagaattcacactggagaaaaacctcaCAGCTGTGACCAGTGTAAAAAGAGCTTCATTCGTAAGATTGATCTCAAAAGGCACATGACAATTCACACTAAAGAAAGGCCTTAA
- the LOC129430392 gene encoding LOW QUALITY PROTEIN: uncharacterized protein (The sequence of the model RefSeq protein was modified relative to this genomic sequence to represent the inferred CDS: inserted 2 bases in 1 codon; substituted 2 bases at 2 genomic stop codons): MEPKEEITNAREQTDQDLKAVKEEISQLNEMEERPHHLIPKEESLSCLITGRNLSPKRNNTQKATANDPLICPQCGKTFTNKYKLNKHMRIHTGERPYSCDQCGRSFMIKWNLYVHMRIHTGEKPYRCDQCEKTFTRKSCLNKHMTIHTGEKPFRCDQCGRTFTRKPDLNKHMTIHTGDTXYSCDQCEKTFTSKCSLNVHIKIHTGEKPYRCDQCXKSFIAKCKLNRHMRIHTKXRPLTCPQCGKTFTYKYMLNNHMRIHTGEKPYRCDQCGKTFNKKSHLSEHTKIHTGEKPYRCDQCGMSFMRRFHLNVHIRIHTGEKPYTCDQCGKSFIRKSDLSQHIKIHTGEKPYRCDQCGKSYGRKSDLNRHLSIHTGKRPYRCDQCGKNFKNKAHLIEHTRIHTGEKPFRCHQCGKSFIRKIDLNRHMRIHTKERP; encoded by the exons ATGGAGCCAAAAGAAGAAATCACAAATGCAAGAGAACAAACTGATCAAG ATCTGAAAGCGGTAAAGGAGGAAATTTCACAACTCAATGAAATGGAGGAGAGACCTCATCATTTGATACCCAAAGAAGAATCTCTGAGCTGCTTGATTACTGGGAGGAATTTGTCACCTAAAAGGAACAACACGCAAAAGGCAACAGCCAATGATCCTCTTATTTGCCCTCAGTGTGGAAAGACCttcacaaataaatataaacttaataagcacatgagaattcacactggagaaagacCTTACAGCTGTGATCAGTGTGGAAGAAGTTTCATGATTAAATGGAACCTTTATGTTCACATGAGAATccacactggagaaaagcccTACAGATGTGATCAATGTGAAAAAACCTTCACTCGCAAGTCTTGCCTTAATAAGCACATGacaattcacactggagaaaaaccttttaGATGTGACCAATGTGGAAGAACCTTCACTCGCAAACCTGACCTTAATAAGCACATGACGATTCACACTGGAGATAC GTACAGCTGTGATCAGTGTGAAAAGACCTTTACTAGTAAATGCAGCCTTAATGTTCACATaaaaattcacactggagaaaagcctTACAGATGTGATCAGTGTTGAAAGAGCTTCATTGCTAAGTGCAAACTCAACAggcacatgagaattcacactaaATAAAGGC CTCTTACTTGCCCTCAGTGTGGAAAGACCTTCACctataaatatatgcttaataatcacatgagaattcacactggagaaaagccttacagatgtgatcagtgtggaaagaccTTCAATAAAAAATCGCATTTAAGTGAGCACACaaaaattcacactggagaaaagcctTACAGATGTGATCAATGTGGAATGAGTTTTATGCGTAGGTTTCATCTCAACGTGCACataagaattcacactggagaaaaaccttacacaTGTgatcaatgtggaaagagtttcattCGTAAGTCTGACCTTAGTCAGCACATaaaaattcacactggagaaaaaccttacagatgtgatcagtgtggaaagagttatGGTCGTAAGAGCGATCTCAACAGGCACTTGAGTATTCACACTGGAAAAAGGCCTTACAGATGTGATCAGTGTGGGAAGAACTTCAAGAATAAAGCCCACCTTATTGAACAcacaagaattcacactggagaaaaaccttttaGATGTCAccaatgtggaaagagcttcattCGTAAGATTGATCTCAACAGGcacatgaggattcacactAAAGAAAGGCCTTAA